One Labilithrix sp. genomic window, CCGTTCTCGGTCGCGAGGAAGTCGTAGCCCGCCTTCATCAGCCAATCGACGCGCTTGTGGATGCTCGCGAGCTCGGTCGCGAGCTCACCTTGCTCCTCGACGAGCTTGAACGAGTGCTGCTGCTGGAGCGCCATCGGCGTGTCGGCGCCGGCGTCGATGCCCCACTCGTGCGCGCGGGTGACGATCGCGGTGAGGCGCGCGAGCCGCTCGTCGCTGAGCGCGAAGGACTGCCACGACTTCGCCTCGAGCAGCACCCACTCGACCTGGTTCTGGCGGTTCGCGATCATCCACTCGAGGAAGCGGTCCCACTCCGGGAGCTGCGCCTCCCAGCCCGCGCGGTCCTCCGGCGTCGTGCCCCAGCCGTTGAGGAAGTTCGTGAGCTCGAGCGGGTGCATCGTGTGGAGGTGGATCCCGCGCACGTGCCAGCGCGGGCTCTCCGTCTTCGTGATGGAGCGCGCGGGGACCTCGAAGCGCGCCGGCTTCGTCGGCGCGAGCGGATGGAGGAAGCCGAAGCCGATCGCCTCGAGCGCGGCGTACGCGCCGTAGAGCGTGCCGCGGTTCGGACGCGCGTAGTGGCTCTTCTCGGCGGCGTCCTTGCCGCGCGCGGCGAGGATGCGCGCGCCGCTCGCCGTCGTCGTCGAGCGAACGACGAAGCCCTCCGGCGAGAGCGCCGCCGCCTCGCCGTCCTCGATGACGAGCCGCGCCGCCGCGACGTCGCCGATCGCGAGGACGTGGTCGCCCGCCGCGAACCGATCGAGCTCCGGCGTCACGCGCAGCACGCGCGCGCCGTCGGCGGTCTCGCGCACGAGCGCCTCGATCCGATCGCCCACGCTCCGCGGGAGCGCCGGATCGATCTGGACGACGATGAGCGACGGCGCTTCCCCGAGCTCCGACTCGGAGGTCCCGCTCGCCTCGTCGCCGGCCCCGCAGGCCGCGATGCACGCGAGGACGATCAAGAGGAGGGCGTATGCAGATGTACGCATAGTGCGCACATCGAGCAAGGAGCCTGCCGATTTCAGATTGACGTAATTTCAACTATTTACATCGAAGAAGATGGTTCAAGAACACAGGTAGACTGGAAAAGAATACCTCCAGTCGCGATATCACCCGACATGTATGCAAACGTATGCTATCCCCTTGTATGACTTTCCTTCGCTCCGCTGCGCTCTGTCTCGGGATCGGTGCCCTCGCTGCCTGCAGCGGCGCGGGCGAAGACGTCGCCTCCGACGAGTCGATGGCGACGGCGAGCGCGTTCCCGAAGGACTTCAAGTTCGGCGCCGCGATCGCGGGCTTCCAGGTCGACATGGGCTGCCCCAACGTCCCAGCCGCGGAGTGCGAGGACCGCAGCAGCGACTGGTACCAGTGGATCACGACGCCGCGCATCGTCCACAACCCCATCCTCTTCATGTCGAAGGATCCGCCGTCGTCGGGTCCGGGCTTCTTCGAGACCTACGAAGAGGACCTCGATCGCGCGGCGAACGAGCTCGGCTCGAACAGCGTGCGCCTCTCGATCGAGTGGAGCCGCATCTTCCCGCAGGCGACGTGGGGCATCACCGATCACGCCGAGCTCCGCGCGATCGCGAGCCCGGCCGGCCTCGCGTTCTACCACTCGCTCTTCCGCGCGATGAAGGCGCGCGGCCTCGAGCCGTTCGTCACCGTGAACCACTACTCGCTCCCGCTGTGGGTCCACGACGGGAACATGTGCAACCAGTCGCTCGACGACTGCATCCGCGCGAAGAAGGCGGGCTGGGCCGATCCCGATCGCTCCCGCATCACGAACGAGATCGCGAAGTACGCCGGCTTCGTCGCGCACGAGTTCGGGAGCGAGGTCGATCGCTGGGCGACGCTGAACGAGCCGTTCTCCGCCGTCGTCCTCCCCGGCTACCTCATCGCGACGCCGATGCGCTCGAACCCGCCGGGGCTCTCCGCCTTCTGGGCCCGCCTCGACGGCGCGAAGACCGCGGCCGCGGCGATGATCGAAGCGCACGCGAAGATGTACGACGCGATCAAGGCGAACGATCCGGGCTCCGAGGTCGGCATCGTCTACGCGTTCTCGGACATCGTCCCGAACACGGCGTCGGCGGAGGACAAGCGCGCGGCCGAGCACGCGCAGTACGTGTTCCACGACATGTTCATGGACGGCGTCGTGAACGGCCGCCTCGACGAGGAGTGGAACGCGGGCCCGGGCAAGGCGCCGGTCCGCGCCGACATCGCCGGCCGCGTCGACTTCATCGGCGTGAACTACTACTTCCGCTTCCGCGCGAAGCCGGGTTGGTTCGGCTGGCTCACCGGCGGCATCTCGCCGTACATGGACTTCGATCCGCTCGCCGGCTTCGACGGCGATCCGAAGGGCCTCGAGGCCACCCTCCGCCGCGTGTACGAGCGCTACAAGCTCCCGCTCTACGTGAGCGAGACCGGCGCCGACATGGCGAACCCGCAGGCCGGCGCGGCGTGGATGGTGCAGACGATGGGTCAGGTGAAGAGCGCGATCGCGTCCGGCATCGACGTGCGCGGCTTCTACGCCTGGACGCTGATGGACAACTACGAGTGGAACCACGGCATGCAGATGCGGATGGGCCTCTACGCGGTGGACCCGCGGACGAAGGCGCGCACGCAGCGCCCCGCCGCCGCCGCGCTCGGCGAGATGAGCCGCGCGCGCGACGTGCCGGCCGCGCTCGAGCAGAAGTACGCGTCGTTCTTCCCGTGATCGACTAACGTTCGCGGCCGCATGCGAGCCGCGCGCGCCGGGATCCTGCTCAGCCTCGTCGTGCTCGCGACCGGGGCGACCGGCACGACGGAGGCGAAGGACGGCGAGCCCGCGCGGAGCGAGAGCGCGACGACGCCGATGCTCGAGCACGCGGATCCGATCGCGAGCTACACGCTCCACGCGAAGCTCGATCCCTCCGCGCACACGCTCCATGGCAGCGGCACGATCGCGTGGAAGAACGCGAGCAAGCAGCCGGTGAAGGAGCTGTGGCTCCACCTCTACTTGAACGCGTTCAAGAACCAGTCGTCGGTCTTCATGCGCGCGCCGATCGGCGGCTTCCGCGGGAGCACGGTCCCGTCCGACTGGGGCGCGATCGACGTGAAGAAGCTCACGCTCGTGGACGGCGCGGCGCGCGCCGATCTCCTCGGCCAGCTCGAGACGAAGCGAGGCGGCGACGACGACGAGACCGACGCGCGTCTCCCCCTCCCCGACGCGGTGGAGCCGGGCGCGTCGATCACGCTCGAGATCGAGTGGGACGACAAGCTGCCCACGATCGTCGAGCGCACGGGCTACTTCGGCTCGTTCCACATGCTCGGGCAGTGGTTCCCGAAGATCGCGAAGCTCGAGGCGGACGGGACGTTCGCGCATTTTCCGTTCCACCACCTCGGCGAGTTCTACGCCGACTTCGGGACCTACGACGTCACGCTCGACGTGCCGGCCGGCTTCGTCATCGGCGCGACCGGCCCCGCGATCGAGGAGAAGGACGAGGGCGGCCGCCACGTCGAGCGCCACGTGCAGGGCGACGTCCACGACTTCGCGTGGACGGCGTGGGACGAGTGGCAAGTACGGAAGGAGCGGATCGCGGACGTCGACGTGACGGTCCTCACGCCGCCGCACTACGACGACCACGCCGCGCGCGAGCTCGAGACGGTCCGCTTCGCGCTCCCGCACTACGGCGCGCGCTACGGGAAGTACCCGTACCCCGTCCTCACGGTGGTGCATCCGCCGGCGGGCGCGCCCGAAGCGGGCGGGATGGAGTACCCGACGCTCATCACGACGGGGTGGCCGTCGTGGTTGCCGCGCGGCATCCATCAGGTCGAGGCGGTCACGATCCACGAGCTCGGGCACCAGTGGTTCTACGGCCTCGTCGCGACGAACGAGGACGCGTGGCCGTTCCTCGACGAGGGCGTCAACTCGTACGCCGAGAACGACGGCATGCGCGCGTTCAAGGGCGCGGGCTCCGGCATCGATTTCCTCGGTATCCAGGCGGGTGACGTCGAGGCGCAGTCGGAGCGCGCGCGCCACTTCGGCCACGACGAGCGCGTCGCGCAAGGCGCCGGCGCGTTCATGACCGGCGCGTCGTACGGGGCGCTGATCTACAGCCGCACCGCCGCGATCCTCGAGACGATCGCGCGCGCGTACGGGCGGGAGAAGATGGAGGCGGCGCTCGGGACCTACGCGCGCGCCCACCGCTTCCGCCACCCCACGCCCGACGATCTCCTCCGCGCGATCGGCGAGCACGTCTCGCCGCGAGCGGAGGAGAACCTCCGCGTCGCGCTCTTCGAGAAGGGCTGGGTCGACTACGCGATCACGCAGATCAGCTCGCACCCGTCGCGCAGCGCGGCCGGCATGTTCGATCGCGACGGCAAGCGCGAGACGCTCACGCTCGAGAAGGCGAAGCGCAAGAACCTCTACGACGGTTGGGTCCTCGTCGTCCGCCGCGGCACGCTGAAGTTTCCGGTCGACGTCACGCTCATCGCGGACGACGGCACGACCACGGTGGTCCCGTGGGACGGCCAGTCGGAGGCGATCCGCGTCCCCTACTCCGGCGCGCGCCCCCTCCGCGCGGCCGTCGTCGATCGCTGGGAGAACATCCTCCTCGACGGAAACCGCGAGAACGACTTCGCGACCGCGCCAAGCCAGCCCCGCGCCGGCGCCCCGAAGACGCTGGCGCGCGCGACGTGGTGGGCCGCCACCTTGCTCGGAGGCCTCGGCCCATGAGCAAGAGCACGCCACCGGACGATGGGGCGGCAGCATCGCGCGATGGCGGGGCGGCGGCGGCCGTGCGTGGTGTGGGGGTGCGGGCGCGGCGGCGGCCGGGCACGATCGTGGGGGTGTGGCTCTTCGAGCTCGGGTGCGCGTACGTGCTCGCGACGCCTGTGTATGCGTGGGCGCGCGCGGTGTGGGGGGGGCATCCGGACGGCGATGCGGTGCTCTTTCGGCCGGGCGCGCTCGCGCTCATGGAGTGGCTGAACGCGGATGGGCCGACGCTCGCGATCGTGCTGAGGACCACGCTCGTGCTGTTCGTCGTGTTCGGGCTCGCGTCGCAGGTGGTGTTCGGCGCTGTCGTCGCGTCGCTCGTCTCCGCGAAGCCGAGGCCGGGGGCCGCGCTCCGGGTCGGGCTCTCGGCGTTCTTCCCGCTCCTCGCCGTCGCGCTCCTCGCCGCGTTGCTCGAGGGCTTCTTCCTCGGCGTCGGCTACTACCTCTCGTCGTCGCTCGACCACGCGATGCAGCGCACCTACGGCGATCAACGCGCGTTCGTCGCGCGGCTCGTCGTGTTCGGCTCCTTCTTCGTGCTCGTGCTCGCCGCCGGCGTCCTCGGCGATCTCGCGAAGGTCGCCCTCGCGCGCGACGTCGCGCTCGGCGAGACGAAGCGACCGATCACGAACGCGATCCTCTCCGCGCTGCGCGTCGCGCGCACGCGCCCCGCCGCCGCCGGCCTCGGCTGGGCCTGGCGCGCCGGCGTCGCGCTCTGGCTCGTCGGCACCGGCGCGACGCTCAACGACTGGGAGGCATCACGCAGCGGCAACGTGATCTGGCTCCTCTTCGCCGCGCACCAAACGCTGCTCCTCGGCCGCGCGGCGCTCCGCACGTCATGGCTCGCCCACGCGACGCGCCTGACCGCCGACGCACCTCGGAGCTGAAGATCGGACGCCGCGGTAGCCCTCTCGGGGGTCCGGGGCGGCGGAACGCGCCCCGCGCGCGGAGAGACCCCGGCGGGGAGAGCTCGAGAGGGGCAGACCCTGCCGGCCCCGCTCGAACAAGAAAGCCTCAGGGCTGGAGCGCGCGTTCGGCCCAGAGGTCGCCGCGTTCGGCGAGGGCGCCCTCGACCGTGAAGCGGAAGGTGTTCGCGCCGGGGAGGAGCTCGTTCGCGAGCGCGGGCGTCTCCTCGTTCATGCCGTACGAGCCGTCGCCGTTCCTGACGAACAGCGCCTCGACGCCGACGGTGGAGTTGGTCGCGCGGAGGACCGTGCCCGCGAGGTCGAGGTACGACGCCCACGCGGCGTTGACCTTGCCCTGCAGCTCGGCGCGGCCCGCGCTCGCGCCGTAGACGTTCGCGAAGGGACGGATCTCCCGATCGACGAGCTCCGCGAAGGCGGTCATCTTCGACGCGACCTCGGGGCCGACCTTGGTGAGGTTGTCGCGGTAGCGATCGCCGCTCTTGATCGCGTTCGCGGTGGCGAGGAACTGATCGAGCGCGCGGAGGTCGTTGCCGGCCTGGAACAACTTGGCCTTCGTCGCCTCGAAGGTCGGCGCGCCCGCGCCGGTCTCGAGCGTGATCGGGATCTGCCCGCCGCCGCACGCCGCCGTCGCGTTGACGCGCGCGCTCCGGAGGAACGACCGGCGGTAGGCCGCGTTCATCACCGGCGAGGCGCCGTCGGTCGGGTCGACGAGATCGGCCACGACGTTCTCGCCTTCGGCGCTGAAGCGCGTCGACGCCGGCCGCATCGTCGTGTCGACCGCGCCGGTCGAGGTGTTGATCGTGATCGGCGCCGCCGGGAACTGCTCGCCGAGCATGTTCCCGATCTTCATCAGCGACTCCTCCGTCACACGCGGAGCGAGGACGTACTCGACGTGCGAGTCCCAGAACCGCGTCCCCTCGAGCGCGCTCGCCGTCCGCTGCGACGGCGTCATCCGCACGTCGACGACGTGAAGGCGCTTCGAGGCGATGAGCCGCTCGCCCTCGGGCGTGCGAAACAGCACCATGTCCTCGTCCTCGAACATCACGCGGCACGCGCCGGTCGCCGCCTGATCCGCGCTCCCCACCGACTCCGAGCCGCCCGCGCAGCCCGCAGCCAAGACACACGTCAAGACACCAGCGACGAAGCGCATACCGCCATGGACGCACACTGTGTGCCCTCCACCCCCTGGTAAAAACCCCAGTGATTTGAGGCCCACCAGCCGCGGATCCTGGATCCCTGGTGAACGAAAGATCCACCAGCAGCGACCTCGGACCGAAGCTCCGGGGGCCCCAGACGCGGCCGCCACAGCGGGCGCGTAGCGCCCCGAGCGCGAAGCGCGAGGGCCGTGTCGGCGTGTCGGGGGTGGGGGTGTCGGGGGCGAAGCCCCCGACGTTGGGTGATGGACTCGGGGCCCCAGACGCGGCCGCCACAGCGGGCGCGTAGCGCCCCGAGCGCGCAGCGCGAGGGCCGTGTCTGGGGTGGGGGTGTCGGGGGCGAAGCCCCCGACGTTGGGTGATGGACTCGGGGATGGAGGGCCGGCTCGAGTGTGGGCGTGATGGGGAGCGGAAAGGCTGATCCTCGCGACGCCGCATACCGAAGGCGTAGCGGTGGACTGGAGAGTCGTGCGCGCCTAAGTGAAGAGACTCGGAGCTCAGGAGAGCGGCTTTAGGCTCTTGTACGTCTGCTCGTACTGGCGGGCGGCGCGTTCCCAGCCGCGGTCGAGGCGCATCACGCGGCGGCGGAGGGCGGACCAGCGCGGGGACGTGTACGCGGCGAGCGCGCGCTGCACCGCGCCGTAGAGCGCGTCGGCGGTGTCGGCCTCGTAGAGGAAGCCGGTGCCCGTCTCGAGCTTCGCGTCGCAGTCGATGACGGTGTCGACGAGCCCGCCCGTCGCGCGCGCGACCGGGAGCGCGCCGTAGCGCTGCGCGTAGAGCTGCACGAGCCCGCAGGGCTCGAAGCGCGATGGCACGAGCACGACGTCGGCGCCGGCGAAGATGCGATGCACCTGCGCCTCGGGCACCTCACGGAGGTACACCGCGTTGCCGTGCGACCTCTGCGCGGCGGCGTCGAGCTTCGCCATCAGGCCCTCGTCGCCCGCGCCGGCGATGACGACCTTGCAGTCGCTCCCGCGGAGGACGCGCGGCACGACCTCGGCGAGGAGATCGCTCCCCTTCTGGTGCACGACGCGGCCGACCGACGCGACGATCGGGACGTCCGGCTCCTGCGCGAAGCCGAGCTCCTTCTTCAGCGCGCCCTTGCAGCGCGCCTTGTTCGAGGCGTCCTCCGCGTCGAAGCGCGCGGCGATGTTCGAGTCGGTCGCGGGGTTCCAGACGCCGTAGTCGACGCCGTTGACGATGCCGACGATCCGGCCCTTCGCGCGCAGCACGCCGTCGAGGCGATGCCCCAGCTCCGCGGTCTGGATCTCGCGCGCGTACGTCGTCGACACGGTGGTGACGACGTCGGCGGAGAGGATCCCCTGCTTGAGCAGGTTGATGCCGCCGTAGAACTCGATGCCGCCGACGGTGAAGTCGCTCGCGCCGAGGCCGACCTGCGCGAGCGCCTCCTTCGGGAAGACGCCCTGGTGCGCGACGTTGTGGATCGTGAGGACCACCGGCGTCGGGACGTCGAGGTCTTTCATGTACTTTGCAACGAGCGCGGTGGCCCAGTCGTTCGCGTGGACGGCGTCGAACGGGGCGCCGTCGGCCGCGCGCTGCTTCGCGAGCTCCGCGGCGGCGCGGGAGAGGACCGCGAAGCGCGCGGCGTTGTCGGGGTAGTCCTCGCCGCGCTCGCCGTAGACGCCGGCGCGATCGAAGAGGCCGGGGACCTCGAGGAGCGTGAGCTCGACCTGCGACGAGAGACGCGTGTCGTAGACGGTGACGGGGTACGTCTTGTCGCCGAGCGTGAGCGACAGCGGGGTGAGGCGGCGCGCGAGGAGGAGCCCCGCGTCCTCGAAGGCGGCGTAGCGCGGCATGACCACCGTGACGCGATGGCCGAGCGCCTTCAGCGTCTTCGGAAGCGCCGAGCTCACGTCGGCGAGGCCGCCGACCTTCACGTAGGGAGCCAGCTCGGTCGTAACGAAGAGGATTTCCATGCGATTCGGTCGGCACGCTACCACGGATCACGCTAAGAAAAAGCCGTGACGAGGCTGCGGATCAGCGACACGGACATCGACCGCCTCGCGCGCCCCGAGGGCGTCGCGGAGGGCGCCGTCGTCAGCGTGTTTCGCGTGCCCCCGGAGCAGGCCGGGCAGCGGCTCGACGTGTTCCTCCAGGGCGAGCTGAAACGCACGAGCCGCACCCGCACCCAGTTCATCGTCCGGAACAGCGCCTTCGATCCGAAGGGCAAGCGGCTCCGCCCGAACCACCGCGTCCAGGCCGACGAGCACTTCCTCTTGTGGCGCCCGCCGTGGGACGAAGATCCGGTCCCGACCGACGTGCCGATCGTCTTCGAGGACGAGCACCTCTTCGCGGTGAACAAGCCGGCCCTTTTGCCCGTGCATCCGACCGCGCGGTACCACAAGAACACGCTCATCAAGATCCTGAAGGACGCGCGGCCGGGGCAGTTCGTGTCGCTCGGGCATCGCCTCGATCGCGAGACGAGCGGCGTGCTCGTATGCGGCAAGAGCGCGGCGGCGGACCGCGCGTTGAAGATGAAGATCGAGGCGCGCGCCGGCGTGCAGAAGTCGTATCGCGCGATCACGTGGGGCGTTCCGGAGCCCGAGCGCGCGGCGGAGCTCGGCGCCAACGTGACGCCCGCGGACGACGCGCCGGGGGCCTTCCGCTTCGAGCGCTCGCTCGAGCTCGACACCGCCGGCCGCTACCGCGTGAAGATGCGCCTCGGCGTCACGAGCGACGCGCTCCACGCGGCGACGCGCTTCCACGTCGAGGCGACGAAGACGGCGAAGAACGGCCGCGCGTACGCGCTCGTCCGCTGCGAGCTCGAGACGGGGCGGCAGCACCAGATCCGCGTCCACCTCGCGAGCCTCGGCGCGCCGATCGTGGGCGACAAGCTCTACGGCCCGGACGAGGACTGCTTCGCGCGCGGCGCCGACGGCGAGCTGACGGAGGAGGACCTCGTCATGCTCGAGCTCCCGCGCCACGCGCTCCACGCCGCGCGGATGGCGATGGAGCACCCCGTCCTCGGCGGGCCGCTCGTGATGGAAGCGCCGCTCCCGCCCGACCTCTCGGCTTTTTGGGAGGGCTTGTGATCGCTTTCGCGGGCGGGCGACACCAGAGCGGGCGATGCGCAAATCTCAGCCAATGATCAGCCGCCGCCAGGCCGCCGAGGGCGTTCTCGCCTCGCTCGGCGGGTTCCTCCTCTTTCGCTCCGTGAGCGCGTGCTCCGGCGGCGGAGGTGTCATCGACGACGAGGGCACGTCATCATCGTCGTCATCGTCCTCGACCTCGAGCAGCAGCTCGACCTCGAGCGGGTCGACGACCGGCTCCGACACCGAGTGGGCGACGGGCGGCACGAAGAACATGACCGCGAAGGCGTCCTACCCGGATCCGTTCTCGGTCCCCGCGCTCACGTGCGTGCTCCTGACGCGGGTGACGGAGGGCCCCTGCACCGAGGCGGCGGATCAAGTGCGCGAGGACATCAGCGAGGGCTACACCGGCCTCCCGATGCGGCTCGCCTTCCGCGTCGTCGACACCGCGTGCAACCCGATCGCGAACGCGAAGGTGAAGGTGTGGCACACGCAGATCAACGGCAGCTACTCGGGCGACACGCCGAACAACGGCATGTGCTTGAAGGACCAAGCCGACAGCGCGAAGCACTACTTCCGCGGCGTGCAGACGACGGACGACGACGGCGTCGTGTCCTTCGACTCGTGTTTCCCCGGCTGGTACCGAGGGCGCACCCCGCACATCCACTACTCGGTCACGGTGAACGGGCAGACCTTCACCTCGCAGGTCGTCTTCGAGCAGACGCTCGTGCAGGAGATCTTCGAATCTCATGCAGAATACAAGCAATACGGTCAACCCGACACGCAGAACGCGAGCGACAACGTCGTCGGCAACGCCGCGCTCTCGACCTTCATCCTCACGACCGAGCGCATGAGCGACGGCGCGATGCTCGCTTACAAGCAGCTCGTCGTGTTCGCGGCGTAGCCCGGCGTCGGGTCCGCGCTGCACCACGTGCCGGCGTCGTCGCCCGTGGCTTGCGCCGATCGGCCGCTCGCGGCGGCGAACCCGAGCGCGCCGTACTCGACGCGCGCGATCTCGGTCGCGCCGTCCGCGATCGCGATCGCGCCGGTCGCGCCGTTCGCGAGGAGGATGCCCTGACCGTCCTTCGCCTCCGCGCCGTACACGTAGACGATCGCGTCCGCCGGCACGCCGTCCGCGATCGCGGCGTCGCGATCGCGCGCGAGGACCGCGTACGCGCCCGGCGCCACGACGGGCTCGCCCGCGATCGTGTGGGTGCGGTCCGCGCCGTCGTGGAGCGTGAGGCCGGCGAGGGAGCGCGGCGTGTCGGCGGCGTTGTAGACCTCGAACCACTCGCTCGCGGGCTCGGGGCCGAGCGGGTCGTACATCACCTCGGTGAGGAACAGCTCACCGGCCGCGGCGCGCAGCGGCGGCGCGGAGGCGGGGGCGGCGTCGGGCTCGTCGCGCTCATCGCGCTCGTCGTGCGGCTCTTCGCGCGGAGGCGGCGACGGCGGGGCGGCGGCGTCGACGGGGGACGGCGCCGCGGGCGACGGCGACCACGAGGCGTCGATGGTGGGGATCGACGGATCGATCGCGGCGACCACCTCGGGCGGCGGCTCGGTCGCGCAGCTCCACACGAGCACGATGCTCGGCGCGAAGGCGGCGGCCGCGAATCCCCGGAGGCGCATGGCACGCCTCTCATGCCAAACGTCCGCGCCGCGCGCAAGCGGCGCGGGTGGGGATCAGAGGCCGCGCGGGACCTTGTCGAGATCGAGCTGCTCGAGCGCCACGCGGATGAGCGCGCTGCGGTTCGCCTTCGTGATGCCGCGGATCTTGAGCTGCTCCACGATCTGGTCGAGGCGCTCGAGGTCCTTCGTGTACATCGAGATGCAGATCACCTTGTAGTGCGTCGGCTTCTCGGCCTTGAGCTGCCGCTCCGACGCCGGCGCGGCGGGGGCCGGGTTGTAGAACGCGCCCGAGAGCACCCCCTCCACCTCGTCGCCGTCGAGCACTCGTGCCGTTCCAAGCCCTGCTTCGTCTCGCGCTGCCATCGTCGTTTCCTTTCGGTGAAATCCCTGGTGCCGCCGCCGGGCTCAGCCCGTCATCGCCTCGTCGACCTCGAGGTCGGCGTCGCCCCCCGCTTCGGCGGCGTGGCCCGTGATGAGCCGCTCGACGACGCGCTGATAGTCCGTGGCCGCGTCCGATTTGGGCGCGTGCTCGAAGATGGTCTTGCCCTGCGCCGGCGCTTCCTTGATGCGCGTCGTGGAGCGGATCGGCTGGAAGCACCGCTCGCCGAAGTGCTCCTTCATCGTCCCCCACGCGTCGCGGCAGATGCGCGCGCGCCCGTCGTAGAAGGTCGGGAGCACGCCGTGGATCTGGACCGGGTGGTGGAGGAGCGAGTTGACGTTCTTCACCGTCTTGATGACCTGCCGCACGCCGACGAGCGAGAGGAAGTCGCACGCGACGGGGACGATGATGCCCTCCGCGAACACGAGCGCGTTCTGGTTGAGGAGCGAGAGCGACGGCGAGCAGTCGAGGATGATGACGTCGTACGCCTGGCTCGCGGCGGCGAGGCGGTCCTTGAGGATGCGGTCGCGGTTCTGGCGGCCGGCGAGGTAGAGCTCCGCGGCGGCGAGGGTCTCGTTCGAGGGGAGGACGTCGAAGTTCTCGCGGACCTTCACCGCGACGTCCTGCACGCGGAGGCCCATCACGAGCGAGTGGTAGAGCGTCTTGTCGGACTTCACGCCGAGCGAGACGCCGACGTTGCCCTGCGAGTCGGTGTCGACGAGCAGCACCTTGTAGCCGCGGAGCGCGAGGCCCGCCGCGATGCTCACGCTCGTCGTCGTCTTCCCGGTGCCGCCCTTGTGGTTGAAGATCGCCATCTTCCGCGGGCCGGCCATCGTCGGCCGCATCGCCGTCACGCGCGCGGTCGACTCGGGCGGCGCGGCGGCGGCCGCCGCGACGTTCGTGACCGAGGGGGGATCGCAGCCGAGCATGACGCTGGAGTCGGGCGCGGCCGCGATCGCGACGGGGGTGGACGGTACGGTGGGCGGAGGCGCGGAGAGCGGCTGCATCACCGCGGGCTGCGGCGTCGGCTTCGCGAGCGGCATCGTGGCGCCGAGGCGCACGCCGCCGGCCTCGGCGAGGAGCTGCGAGCGGCAGCCTTCGGAGCACGCGTAGCGCGCCTCGCCCTTGATGCGGACGACCTGCGAGACGAGGTCGACCACGAAGCGTTTGTTGCAGCAGTCGCAGACGACGCCGCTCGTCGTCTCGCCGCGCAGGCTCTTGCCGTGGCACGCCTGCGAGCAGAAGAAGGAGAACGCGTTGTCGCGCTCCTCCATCTGGTAGCGAAACTGAACCTCGAACCCCCGCCCGCACACCGTGCAGGTCTCGTTCATCCCGGCCATGGTTCACCGGTCGCACGGCCGGGAGCGATGGGCCAAAAAAGAGGCGGCGTGCCTTCGATCCACTGAGGCTCGCAGGCCGACGATCGAGGCCTCTTGCCCGCAGCGCTCTCGCCGAAAAGCTCAATGAATCCGGATTGGCCCGATTTTGGCTCCAATGTAGGACATGAAGCTTTCCTCCACCCTTGGCCTTTCCGTTTTCACCCTCTTCGTCGGTTCGCTCGCCGCGTGCGCGTCCCCCACGGACGACACGACCGCGCAGGAGAGCGACCTCACCGCGCCGCGCGCCTGCGGCGGGTTCCTGGGCCTGCAATGCGGCGGCGACGAGTTCTGCGATTACGACGTCCGGCACATGTGCGGCGCGGCCGATCACCTCGGCTCGTGCAAGAAGCGCCCGGAGATCTGCGCGGAGATCTACGCGCCGGTCTGCGGCTGCGACGGCGAGACGTACGAGAACCGTTGCGCGGCGGAGCGCGCAGGCGCCGGCGTCTTCG contains:
- a CDS encoding protocatechuate 3,4-dioxygenase; protein product: MISRRQAAEGVLASLGGFLLFRSVSACSGGGGVIDDEGTSSSSSSSSTSSSSSTSSGSTTGSDTEWATGGTKNMTAKASYPDPFSVPALTCVLLTRVTEGPCTEAADQVREDISEGYTGLPMRLAFRVVDTACNPIANAKVKVWHTQINGSYSGDTPNNGMCLKDQADSAKHYFRGVQTTDDDGVVSFDSCFPGWYRGRTPHIHYSVTVNGQTFTSQVVFEQTLVQEIFESHAEYKQYGQPDTQNASDNVVGNAALSTFILTTERMSDGAMLAYKQLVVFAA
- a CDS encoding lamin tail domain-containing protein, with the protein product MRLRGFAAAAFAPSIVLVWSCATEPPPEVVAAIDPSIPTIDASWSPSPAAPSPVDAAAPPSPPPREEPHDERDERDEPDAAPASAPPLRAAAGELFLTEVMYDPLGPEPASEWFEVYNAADTPRSLAGLTLHDGADRTHTIAGEPVVAPGAYAVLARDRDAAIADGVPADAIVYVYGAEAKDGQGILLANGATGAIAIADGATEIARVEYGALGFAAASGRSAQATGDDAGTWCSADPTPGYAANTTSCL
- a CDS encoding ParA family protein, producing the protein MRPTMAGPRKMAIFNHKGGTGKTTTSVSIAAGLALRGYKVLLVDTDSQGNVGVSLGVKSDKTLYHSLVMGLRVQDVAVKVRENFDVLPSNETLAAAELYLAGRQNRDRILKDRLAAASQAYDVIILDCSPSLSLLNQNALVFAEGIIVPVACDFLSLVGVRQVIKTVKNVNSLLHHPVQIHGVLPTFYDGRARICRDAWGTMKEHFGERCFQPIRSTTRIKEAPAQGKTIFEHAPKSDAATDYQRVVERLITGHAAEAGGDADLEVDEAMTG